GGACTGGAAGGTCGACAAGAAATGGCCGGATTACCGGGCCCACTGCGACCGGCTGTTCTTTGCCACCCATCCCGGCGTTCCCGCCGATATTTTCCCGCAGGACTGCGGATTTATCCTGTCGGATGGCTATGGCGCGGAAATC
This DNA window, taken from Phosphitispora fastidiosa, encodes the following:
- a CDS encoding MmcB family DNA repair protein, which produces DWKVDKKWPDYRAHCDRLFFATHPGVPADIFPQDCGFILSDGYGAEILREAPEHKLSGATRKAMTLRFARVSAARMTLAELSGI